A region from the Clostridium beijerinckii genome encodes:
- a CDS encoding dihydroorotase, with protein sequence MKLLIKNARIVDVTQDFIGDIYINNGLIEEIGKEIHKDNIEIFNCNGKVLMPAFIDTHAHFRDPGLTWKEDIETGSRAALKGGYTGVCLMANTNPICSSKETLEYVRNKAKELDLIDIHQCLSVTRNFDGVTLSHLEELADDEEIKAISDDGVGISNSNTMLEAMKIAKKNNWVIMSHAESPEFSKVDMRIAENMMTLRDIELAKLSGARLHMCHVSTKECIKYIIDGKMNGANITLEITPHHIGLTRDINDYRVNPPIREKEDVREIIKAIKLGVVDTIGTDHAPHTKEEKKKGSPGMVGLETAFSICYTKLVKENNISLNKLSQLMSYNPAKLLGMNKGKISVGTDGDLVLIDIDKKIKVNSEEFASKGRNTPFEGMEFYGEVLTTIKGGEVRYNS encoded by the coding sequence ATGAAACTGTTAATTAAAAATGCAAGAATAGTAGATGTAACTCAAGATTTTATAGGAGACATATATATTAATAATGGGTTAATAGAGGAAATAGGCAAGGAAATACATAAAGATAATATAGAGATATTTAACTGTAATGGGAAAGTTTTAATGCCGGCATTTATAGATACTCATGCACATTTTAGAGATCCAGGACTTACTTGGAAGGAAGACATTGAAACAGGTTCTAGAGCGGCACTAAAAGGAGGATATACAGGAGTTTGTTTAATGGCAAATACAAATCCTATATGTTCATCAAAAGAAACTTTAGAATATGTGAGAAATAAAGCAAAAGAACTTGATTTAATAGATATTCACCAATGTCTATCAGTTACAAGGAATTTTGATGGAGTTACTTTAAGTCATTTAGAAGAACTTGCAGATGATGAGGAAATTAAAGCAATTTCAGATGATGGAGTTGGAATATCTAATTCAAATACAATGCTTGAAGCCATGAAAATTGCAAAGAAAAATAATTGGGTTATAATGTCTCATGCAGAAAGTCCAGAGTTTTCAAAAGTAGATATGAGAATAGCTGAAAACATGATGACTTTAAGAGATATTGAATTAGCTAAATTAAGTGGAGCCAGATTACATATGTGTCATGTTAGCACAAAAGAATGTATTAAATATATTATTGATGGGAAAATGAATGGGGCCAATATTACCTTGGAAATTACACCGCATCACATTGGACTTACAAGAGATATAAATGACTATAGAGTTAATCCACCAATTAGAGAAAAAGAAGATGTAAGGGAGATAATAAAGGCTATAAAACTAGGCGTGGTTGATACAATAGGAACAGATCATGCACCACACACGAAAGAAGAAAAGAAAAAAGGTTCTCCAGGAATGGTTGGGCTAGAAACAGCTTTTTCAATTTGTTATACGAAATTAGTTAAGGAAAATAATATTTCTTTAAATAAATTGAGTCAACTTATGTCTTATAATCCTGCAAAACTTTTAGGCATGAATAAAGGTAAGATTAGTGTGGGGACAGATGGAGATTTGGTTTTAATAGATATAGATAAAAAAATAAAAGTAAATTCAGAAGAATTTGCATCAAAGGGAAGAAATACACCATTTGAGGGTATGGAATTCTATGGAGAAGTACTCACGACAATAAAGGGTGGAGAAGTAAGATACAATTCATAG
- a CDS encoding dihydroorotate dehydrogenase electron transfer subunit, which translates to MAITYRDAKVISNEEISKDIYKLVVEDDSEIKAGQFYMLKLNGATFLPRPISICEKYENKLTFLYAVVGAGTKEYIKLKENDEISLTGPLGNGFDLEKDYKKVALVAGGIGTAPMLELAKKLREKNANQIIDLYVGFRDEIYLIDELKEYVNKVHISTNTGKHGYKGFVTDILKPEDYNTVLCCGPEIMMKKVVDMCKEKNVGIYVSMEKHMACGVGACLVCTCKTKEGNKRTCKDGPIFDGYYVEL; encoded by the coding sequence ATGGCTATAACTTATAGAGATGCAAAGGTGATTTCAAATGAAGAAATTTCAAAGGATATATATAAATTAGTTGTAGAGGATGATAGCGAAATAAAAGCAGGGCAATTTTATATGCTTAAACTTAATGGAGCGACATTCCTTCCAAGACCAATAAGTATATGCGAAAAGTATGAAAATAAGCTAACATTTTTATATGCAGTAGTAGGAGCTGGAACTAAAGAATATATAAAGCTTAAAGAAAATGATGAAATAAGCTTAACAGGACCTCTTGGAAATGGATTTGATTTAGAAAAAGATTACAAAAAAGTTGCGTTAGTTGCAGGAGGAATAGGAACTGCACCTATGCTAGAGCTTGCAAAGAAGTTAAGAGAAAAGAATGCAAATCAAATAATAGATTTATATGTAGGTTTTAGAGATGAAATTTATTTGATAGATGAATTAAAAGAATATGTAAATAAAGTTCATATATCTACAAATACAGGAAAGCATGGATATAAAGGTTTTGTTACGGATATTTTAAAACCAGAAGATTATAATACAGTTTTATGTTGTGGACCTGAAATCATGATGAAAAAAGTTGTAGATATGTGCAAAGAGAAAAATGTTGGTATATATGTATCAATGGAAAAACATATGGCCTGTGGAGTTGGAGCTTGTTTAGTATGCACTTGTAAAACAAAAGAGGGGAATAAGAGGACTTGCAAAGATGGTCCAATATTTGATGGATACTATGTGGAACTATAA
- the pyrF gene encoding orotidine-5'-phosphate decarboxylase, translating into MISYIMDKLYDRVEKRGVVCVGLDTALDYVPNHIKDGRTPGEAIFEFNKQIIDATYDVSACFKVQIAYYEALGLEGLTAYKKTLEYLRGKDEIIIADIKRGDIAATATMYAKAHFEGDFEADFITLSPYMGMDSIEPYLPYLEKGNKGVFSLVRTSNPGAEDIEYLDVSDNKKVYEVVADKISEMGKDFTGKCGYTAIGGVMGCTHVEEGKKIRANYNSMFFLIPGYGAQGGKAEDVALYLNNGNGGVVNSSRGILLAYKKENKPEEFALCAREEVIKMRDEIRSQLRINN; encoded by the coding sequence ATGATAAGTTACATAATGGATAAGTTATATGATAGAGTTGAAAAAAGAGGAGTTGTTTGTGTAGGTTTAGATACAGCATTAGACTATGTTCCTAATCACATAAAGGACGGTAGAACTCCAGGAGAAGCAATCTTTGAGTTTAACAAGCAAATTATAGATGCAACATATGATGTTTCTGCATGTTTTAAAGTTCAAATCGCATATTATGAAGCATTAGGATTAGAAGGATTAACTGCTTATAAGAAGACTTTAGAGTATTTAAGAGGAAAAGATGAAATAATAATAGCAGATATAAAAAGAGGAGATATAGCAGCGACAGCAACAATGTATGCAAAAGCTCATTTTGAGGGGGATTTTGAAGCTGACTTTATAACTTTAAGTCCATACATGGGAATGGATAGTATAGAACCATATTTACCTTATTTAGAAAAAGGTAATAAGGGAGTATTTAGCTTGGTTAGAACATCTAATCCAGGAGCAGAGGATATTGAATATTTAGATGTTAGTGATAATAAAAAAGTTTATGAAGTTGTAGCAGATAAGATAAGTGAAATGGGAAAAGACTTCACAGGAAAATGTGGATATACTGCAATAGGTGGAGTTATGGGATGCACTCATGTTGAAGAAGGAAAGAAGATAAGAGCAAACTATAATAGTATGTTCTTCTTAATTCCAGGATACGGTGCACAAGGCGGAAAAGCAGAAGATGTTGCATTATATTTAAATAACGGAAATGGTGGTGTTGTTAATTCTTCAAGAGGTATATTGCTTGCTTATAAGAAAGAAAATAAACCTGAAGAATTTGCATTATGTGCCAGAGAAGAAGTTATAAAGATGAGAGACGAAATTAGAAGTCAATTAAGAATTAACAATTAA
- a CDS encoding dihydroorotate dehydrogenase gives MMKVNINGVEFKNPVIAASGTFGFGGEYNNFYDVGILGGISSKGLTINPKEGNDGLRVYETPSGMMNSVGLNNPGIDSFILNELPKMRKLGTNVIANIGGGCLEDYEAAVTKINNTDVDMIELNISCPNVKHGGMAFGIKADVAYDVVKKIKTISKKPLMVKLSPNAEDIVNMAFKCQEAGADSISLINTLKGMAIDIYKRKPVFNNITAGLSGPAIKPVALRMVYEVSKAVEIPVIGLGGIASGKDAIEFMMAGASAIQIGTINFVNPMAGKEIIQEIEAFLKEQGIKDINEIVGII, from the coding sequence ATGATGAAAGTAAACATTAATGGAGTAGAATTTAAGAATCCTGTAATTGCTGCATCAGGAACCTTTGGTTTTGGTGGAGAATACAATAATTTTTATGATGTTGGAATCCTTGGAGGGATATCGTCTAAAGGTCTTACAATTAATCCTAAAGAGGGAAATGATGGTCTTAGAGTATATGAAACGCCATCTGGAATGATGAATTCAGTAGGATTAAATAATCCAGGAATAGATTCATTTATATTAAATGAACTTCCTAAGATGAGAAAGCTTGGAACTAATGTCATAGCTAATATTGGAGGTGGATGTTTAGAAGATTATGAAGCAGCTGTAACCAAAATTAATAATACAGATGTAGATATGATTGAACTTAACATTTCTTGCCCTAATGTAAAACATGGTGGAATGGCATTTGGAATTAAAGCAGATGTAGCGTATGATGTAGTAAAAAAAATTAAGACTATATCTAAAAAACCATTAATGGTAAAGTTATCTCCTAATGCAGAAGATATAGTGAATATGGCTTTTAAATGCCAAGAAGCTGGTGCAGATTCTATTTCACTTATAAATACATTAAAGGGAATGGCTATAGATATATATAAGAGAAAACCAGTATTTAATAACATAACAGCAGGTCTTTCAGGTCCTGCCATAAAACCAGTAGCCCTTAGAATGGTTTATGAAGTATCTAAAGCTGTTGAGATACCAGTAATAGGACTTGGTGGAATTGCAAGTGGAAAAGATGCTATTGAATTTATGATGGCAGGGGCTAGCGCAATTCAAATTGGAACTATTAACTTTGTAAATCCTATGGCGGGAAAAGAAATTATTCAAGAAATCGAAGCATTTCTAAAAGAACAAGGTATAAAAGATATAAATGAAATAGTTGGAATTATATAA